A single genomic interval of Granulicella tundricola MP5ACTX9 harbors:
- the ybaK gene encoding Cys-tRNA(Pro) deacylase, with translation MKPPAKTNAARILDQLAIPYELRPYEVDLEDLTAINVARKIGLPPEQVFKTLLTESSSGEHFFAVIPGDAELDLKKLAQATAQKKLDLASLKQVEPLTGYIRGGVTVLAAKKPFPAYADETIELFDIISVSAGQRGLQLILSPADYLRATAATLADLTK, from the coding sequence ATGAAGCCCCCCGCCAAAACCAACGCAGCCCGCATCCTGGATCAGCTCGCCATCCCCTACGAGCTCCGCCCCTACGAGGTCGACCTCGAAGACCTCACCGCCATCAACGTAGCCCGCAAGATAGGCCTACCCCCCGAGCAGGTCTTCAAAACCCTCCTCACCGAATCAAGCTCCGGCGAGCACTTCTTCGCAGTCATCCCCGGCGACGCCGAACTAGACCTGAAGAAGTTAGCCCAGGCCACCGCCCAGAAAAAACTAGATCTAGCCAGCCTCAAGCAAGTCGAGCCCCTCACCGGCTACATCCGCGGCGGAGTAACAGTCCTAGCCGCGAAAAAACCCTTCCCCGCCTACGCAGACGAGACCATCGAGCTCTTCGACATCATCAGCGTCTCCGCCGGCCAGCGCGGACTCCAACTCATCCTCTCCCCCGCAGACTACCTCCGAGCCACCGCCGCCACGTTGGCCGACCTCACCAAATGA
- a CDS encoding cytochrome c maturation protein CcmE domain-containing protein — MQKSPIRIIVASVILVAVVAWLAISGAQANKSYYVTISELQGMGGKAYTRHLRVAGNVKAGSIQRVGTSAHFTLMEQGKALQVAYQGSEPPPDAFKDDAQALAIGTYGRDGVFHATALQAKCASKYAPAPGARPPAATASVVPPPPSRQPVSVTTPAAAAELHNVSKIFGTFAAVRNATLTLPAGTATVILGENGAGKSTVLRLLAGLTEPTQGTLKVLGDFPQLQRGRVAYMSHAPMLYDELTAMENLNYFAQLHMGPGACACQGSPEMALRSVGLDPHLKRPVGQYSQGMRQRTSLARVLQTDPELLLLDEPFSNLDVASASAMVELLADFLTWPHHTPGARRTIVLTTHQHHLAEPLAHLTLTMRQGTIVSQVSTNESRVPHPREARVGSNAGESA, encoded by the coding sequence ATGCAGAAGAGCCCCATCCGCATCATCGTAGCCTCGGTCATCCTCGTAGCCGTCGTAGCCTGGCTCGCCATCTCCGGCGCTCAGGCCAACAAGAGCTACTACGTCACCATCTCCGAGCTCCAGGGTATGGGCGGCAAGGCTTACACCCGCCACCTCCGCGTCGCCGGCAACGTCAAGGCGGGCAGCATCCAGCGTGTCGGCACCAGCGCCCACTTCACCCTGATGGAGCAGGGCAAGGCCCTCCAGGTCGCCTACCAGGGCTCCGAGCCGCCACCCGACGCCTTCAAGGACGACGCTCAGGCCCTCGCCATCGGAACCTACGGCCGCGACGGAGTCTTCCACGCCACCGCCCTCCAGGCCAAGTGCGCCAGCAAGTACGCCCCGGCCCCCGGCGCACGCCCGCCCGCAGCCACCGCCTCGGTAGTCCCCCCACCCCCATCCAGGCAGCCCGTTAGCGTGACCACCCCGGCCGCAGCAGCCGAGCTTCACAACGTCTCCAAGATCTTCGGCACCTTCGCCGCCGTCCGCAACGCCACCCTCACCCTCCCGGCCGGCACCGCCACCGTCATCCTGGGCGAGAACGGTGCCGGTAAATCCACCGTCCTCCGCCTCCTGGCCGGCCTCACCGAACCCACCCAGGGCACCCTCAAAGTCCTCGGAGATTTCCCTCAACTCCAGCGCGGCCGCGTCGCCTACATGAGCCACGCCCCCATGCTCTACGACGAGCTCACCGCCATGGAGAACCTCAACTACTTCGCCCAGCTTCACATGGGCCCCGGAGCCTGCGCCTGCCAGGGCTCCCCGGAGATGGCCCTCCGCTCCGTAGGCCTGGACCCCCACCTCAAGCGCCCCGTAGGCCAGTACTCCCAGGGCATGCGCCAGCGCACCTCCCTCGCCCGAGTCCTCCAGACCGACCCCGAGCTCCTCCTGCTCGACGAGCCCTTCTCCAACCTCGACGTAGCCTCCGCCAGCGCCATGGTCGAGCTCCTCGCCGACTTCCTCACCTGGCCCCACCACACCCCCGGTGCCCGCCGCACCATCGTCCTCACCACCCACCAGCACCACCTCGCCGAGCCCCTGGCCCACCTCACCCTCACCATGCGCCAGGGCACCATCGTAAGCCAGGTAAGTACCAACGAGAGCCGTGTGCCCCACCCTCGCGAAGCTAGGGTGGGTTCCAATGCAGGCGAGTCAGCATGA
- a CDS encoding heme exporter protein CcmB, translating into MTYLRHVLTHLQKDLRLEWRSRDSVTGMLFFSLLVVVVFSMAFDPTSALSRQIAGGILWMTLLFASITALNQSWTREQRNHVMDAQRLAPSAASALFLGKALANLIFVTAVELVLAPIFTVFYDLHALGQGWLLLAVLPLGTWALVSNGTFFAALGLRTRNRELMLPLVLFPISIPALLAMVQATTAILTGESDPGLWIKLLIGYDIAFTTVCLLLFQTVLNAE; encoded by the coding sequence ATGACCTACCTCCGCCACGTCCTCACCCATCTCCAAAAAGACCTCCGCCTGGAGTGGCGTTCCCGCGACTCCGTCACCGGCATGCTCTTCTTCTCGCTCCTCGTCGTCGTCGTCTTCTCCATGGCCTTCGACCCCACCAGCGCACTCTCCCGTCAGATCGCCGGCGGCATCCTCTGGATGACGCTCCTCTTCGCCTCCATCACCGCCCTCAACCAGTCCTGGACCCGCGAGCAGCGCAACCACGTCATGGACGCCCAGCGCCTCGCCCCGTCGGCCGCCAGCGCCCTCTTCCTCGGCAAAGCCCTCGCCAACCTCATCTTCGTCACCGCGGTCGAGCTCGTCCTCGCCCCCATCTTCACCGTCTTCTACGATCTCCACGCCCTCGGCCAGGGCTGGCTCCTCCTCGCCGTCCTCCCCCTCGGCACTTGGGCGCTGGTCTCAAACGGCACCTTCTTCGCCGCCCTCGGCCTCCGCACCCGCAACCGCGAGCTCATGCTCCCCCTCGTCCTCTTCCCTATCTCCATCCCCGCCCTGCTCGCCATGGTCCAGGCCACCACCGCCATCCTCACCGGCGAGTCAGACCCCGGCCTCTGGATCAAGCTCCTCATCGGCTACGACATAGCCTTCACCACCGTCTGCCTGCTCCTGTTTCAAACCGTGCTCAATGCCGAATAA
- the ccsA gene encoding cytochrome c biogenesis protein CcsA: MAQSTQPSSSRTFTPVQQPASPAKLLLGALWLAATLIVLAIGFRQAIFIAPTEATMGDVQRIFYWHVPSALLGLIFPYVNFAASIAFLYLRRRNPLSALTADAIAVAAAEVTVIFTTICLATGMLWGKASWGIWWAWDARLTSLLLLWLLYVAYLMTRRLSATGQTGTIGAVISVFAAIDVPIVYFSIQWWRTQHPSPVLTGEGHMAAPMWIAFGWNAVGWLMWGIFILVLRFALERRRQRLDQEHTLRSLEATLTPADGLTYGQEPNHAS; encoded by the coding sequence ATGGCGCAGAGTACGCAACCCTCCTCAAGCCGCACTTTCACCCCGGTTCAGCAGCCTGCGTCCCCCGCAAAGCTCCTCCTCGGCGCACTCTGGCTCGCAGCGACGCTCATCGTCCTCGCCATCGGCTTCCGCCAGGCCATCTTCATCGCCCCCACGGAAGCCACCATGGGCGACGTCCAGCGCATCTTCTACTGGCACGTCCCCTCCGCGCTCCTCGGCCTCATCTTTCCCTACGTCAACTTCGCCGCATCCATAGCCTTCCTCTACCTCCGCCGCCGCAATCCCCTCAGCGCACTCACGGCCGACGCCATCGCCGTAGCCGCCGCAGAAGTCACCGTCATCTTCACCACCATCTGTCTCGCCACCGGAATGCTCTGGGGCAAGGCGAGCTGGGGCATCTGGTGGGCCTGGGACGCACGTCTCACCTCGCTGCTCCTCCTCTGGCTCCTCTACGTCGCCTACCTGATGACCCGCCGTCTCTCCGCCACCGGCCAGACCGGCACCATCGGAGCCGTCATCTCCGTCTTCGCCGCCATCGACGTCCCTATCGTTTACTTCTCCATCCAGTGGTGGCGCACCCAGCACCCCTCCCCGGTCCTCACCGGCGAAGGCCACATGGCCGCCCCCATGTGGATCGCCTTCGGCTGGAACGCCGTCGGCTGGCTCATGTGGGGCATCTTCATCCTCGTTTTACGCTTTGCCCTTGAACGCCGCCGCCAGCGCCTAGACCAGGAACACACCCTCCGCTCCCTCGAAGCTACCCTCACCCCAGCCGACGGCCTCACCTACGGACAGGAGCCCAACCATGCATCTTGA
- a CDS encoding YncE family protein, which translates to MFSSPQSLRGILLAAALLPLAACKHYNMPDYPAGYREFAYVANSTGNTVTVLDLVYLRPDRTLKVGADPTAIAVNPKLDEAYALNTQPSDSTGSVSVIDTDKNEVVATIPVHRTPSALAISPDGLRAYVTNQGSNTVSVLDLKTRRAIASAPTGDQPAGIAIAPDNRSVVVTNQASGSVSIYAIGIQKASPLTLRATFPGCPGATSPVIMPDSAKTFVACSTGHQIMAIGLSMAPDSWALKQDASLNTDRLLALLVVGQHPTHITMKPDGGEVFVSNQASDSISEVSTQTNDVGSTYAIGDRPTHGVVSADNSALWVAASGNDSVSLYSIDDGKFLSSLRTGSTPDALAFSADQHLILAADSHSGDVAVIRTATKLGPALLTILPAGGTPVALAVKATQTKP; encoded by the coding sequence GTGTTCTCTTCCCCCCAATCTCTACGCGGCATCCTCCTCGCAGCAGCCCTCCTGCCCCTCGCAGCCTGCAAGCACTACAACATGCCGGACTACCCCGCCGGTTACCGCGAGTTCGCCTACGTCGCCAACAGCACCGGCAACACCGTCACCGTGCTCGACCTCGTCTACCTTCGCCCCGACCGCACCCTCAAAGTCGGCGCCGACCCCACCGCCATCGCCGTCAATCCCAAACTCGACGAAGCCTACGCACTCAACACGCAGCCCAGCGACTCCACCGGCTCCGTCTCCGTCATCGACACGGACAAAAACGAAGTCGTCGCCACAATCCCCGTCCACCGCACCCCCAGCGCCCTCGCCATCTCGCCCGACGGCCTCCGCGCCTACGTCACCAACCAGGGCTCCAACACCGTCAGCGTCCTCGACCTCAAGACCCGACGCGCCATCGCCTCAGCCCCGACTGGTGATCAGCCCGCCGGCATAGCCATCGCCCCTGATAACCGCTCCGTCGTCGTCACCAACCAGGCCAGCGGCTCCGTCAGCATCTACGCCATCGGCATCCAGAAAGCGTCCCCCCTCACCCTCCGAGCCACCTTCCCAGGCTGCCCCGGAGCCACCAGCCCGGTTATCATGCCCGACTCCGCCAAGACCTTCGTCGCCTGCTCTACCGGCCACCAGATCATGGCCATTGGCCTCTCCATGGCACCGGACTCCTGGGCCCTCAAGCAGGACGCCTCCCTCAACACCGATCGTCTCCTCGCCCTGCTCGTCGTAGGCCAGCACCCCACCCACATCACCATGAAGCCGGACGGCGGAGAGGTCTTCGTCTCCAATCAAGCCTCAGACTCCATCTCAGAGGTCTCCACCCAGACCAACGACGTCGGCAGTACCTACGCCATCGGCGACCGGCCCACCCACGGCGTCGTCAGCGCCGACAACTCCGCCCTCTGGGTCGCCGCCTCCGGCAACGACTCCGTCTCCCTCTACTCCATCGACGACGGCAAGTTCCTGTCGAGCCTCCGCACCGGCAGCACCCCGGACGCCCTCGCCTTCTCGGCAGACCAGCACCTCATCCTCGCCGCGGACTCCCACTCCGGCGACGTAGCCGTCATCCGCACCGCCACCAAGCTAGGCCCCGCCCTCCTCACCATCCTCCCCGCAGGCGGAACCCCAGTAGCCCTCGCCGTAAAGGCCACCCAGACCAAACCCTGA
- a CDS encoding choice-of-anchor D domain-containing protein gives MRPARLSVLFSLALSTLLYGCSSPVAPFTNPSQPAVTITGKVQAGQQAVSGATIQLYTVGTTADGSAATPLLTSTVTTDASGNFALSGLYSCSQATQVYVTAVGGNPGLSAANPNLAEMTAIGPCSSLTPNTLIFVNELTTIAATSALAPYATSAPAIGSSSADSTALASAFTLAGELVNTVTGTTPGTAVPAGSTVPISLIDTLGNIISGCTHSAGGATSGSTCTAILNLTTPPNSKAPSDTLQALFNIANNPTLNIGPLFALDPPTAPFQPQLASAPADFAIKLMPLISSSTLTITPSSLAFSATTLGSVGPAATVSITNPGTTAVALSSVAIAGVNSADFTQTNTCGTSIAGGATCQALVTFAPAATGTRNASLVFTSSATGSPQTVALTGTGAAATVGPIAFSLPSLSYNVDDSIQDVNLQNLGNVPLTISSIATDNTNFEVESSNCGTTLAAQSVCTISVRTLGFLWSGSTTLYSTYTGNLIVNSNASAGPQTLPLSSTNTLYLPAIPADFGASPVGITQTSGTITASPGSYYESASLSTSIGGANASDFAVSPASCNVPVSSVTNCSLAISFTPSASGTRSAMLYVATGNDSPNSATNKQYLRLSGIGNTTGPSFAVTYKSSTQTRGYAILNTAGTASNTDTYTVLNTGSTIISLSAALTGSAAADYTSTNNCVSISPSSSCTLNVVFTGSSVGTFPATLTLTDTVSTSSQPLQLSTLVQYPTPVPSPYSTDFGTQPLNIAATRNVFITSGTYGSTLEEPVTASITTGSGVFSLPGGSTCPASTSQTCTLTVAFTPTAVGNFTGTLTLTGQTSGNQANYPLSGGGGVATLALSPASLTFPVRTVGTTSTPMNVTVSSTAALSLNISSITITGVNSNDFTQTNNCTAVTVSSTCTIAVTFTPTAIGTSNANLVLTSNATGSPQTVPLTGTSAAATVGPIAYSLASLSYTVDGSIQDVNLQNLGSAPLTISSIATDNTNFKVESNTCGTMLAAQSVCTISVSTGGFNIINQQYSTYTGNLVVSDNATAGPQTLPLSSTNTISISTVPTDFGAWPINTTRTGGIITANTGSYYTSDALLAAVGGTNASDFAVSPSGCSIQANTSPSNCSLAISFTPSATGTRSAKLYVSNASGTPNSQYFRLSGTGDATGPSFVLTYKSSTGSPVLNTSGTAFYTNTYTVLNNGTTTLTLSGIVSGPAAANYSSNSNCSSIAPNNSCTLNVTFNGASHATYLATLTLSDSFSSYSQPLQLSTVVQYPTPILSPNSLTFSAQPLNTTTTQSLTISSGTYGSTLEEPVTAALDTSSIYSNAFSLPAGSTCPASTSQTCTLTVAFTPTAAANGVNGSVIFTGQISGNKAYLALYGIAGSPALSLSPTSLTFPARALGTTSVPMNVTVSNTGTLPLNISSITVTGANISDFTQTNNCSTVAVGSTCTVAVSFTPGATGSGNASLVLTSNAPGSPQTVALTGTGAAATVGPVTFNFSSLSYTVGNSIRDVKLQNLGSTPLTITGIATDNTNFKVESNTCGTTLLAQSLCTISVQTLGFGFSGITLNYTSYTGNLVVTDNATSGPQTLPLTSTNTVEVGATADFGAWPVETTHTGVISSSSGTYYQSSAVSFVLGGINASDFGPSGGGCYTTALQNSSCSENLSFTPSATGVRSAVLYVNSSNLSADASQYFRISGTGDPVGPSFIATYKSSTQSRGRVVLTTAGSATNTDTYTILNNGSTTLTLSGMASGSAAANYSSTSNCASIAAGSSCAFSVTFTGTSIGTFPATLTISDSLSSYSQSLPVSTTVVYPTPTPSSSSLNFNAQPLNSTTTMSATISSGTYGSTLEEPVTATFMSNSSSFFSLTNGSTCPAGTSQVCTLTVAFTPTAVGYVSGAIILTGQTSGNQGYLNLYGIGGLPALSLSPTSLTFPARSVGTTSVPMNVTVSNTGNQPLNINSINVIGATNNNFTQTNNCTQVAAGSACTIGVTFAPTASGSQAASIRIISNASTSPDTITLSGSTN, from the coding sequence ATGCGCCCTGCCCGTCTTTCTGTTCTCTTCTCCTTGGCGTTGTCCACCCTGCTCTATGGCTGCAGCTCTCCTGTAGCCCCCTTCACCAACCCATCTCAGCCCGCCGTAACCATCACCGGTAAAGTTCAAGCTGGCCAGCAGGCCGTCTCCGGCGCCACCATCCAGCTCTATACCGTAGGCACCACGGCCGATGGCTCAGCCGCCACACCGCTCCTCACCTCCACGGTCACCACGGATGCCAGCGGCAACTTCGCACTCAGCGGCCTCTATAGCTGCTCCCAGGCCACCCAGGTCTACGTCACCGCCGTGGGCGGGAACCCCGGTCTCTCGGCAGCGAATCCCAACCTCGCTGAAATGACCGCGATCGGCCCCTGCTCCAGCCTCACCCCCAACACCCTCATCTTCGTCAACGAACTCACCACCATCGCCGCCACATCCGCGCTCGCTCCCTACGCTACCTCCGCCCCTGCCATCGGTTCTTCCTCAGCCGACTCCACCGCCCTGGCCTCCGCCTTCACCCTGGCCGGCGAACTGGTTAACACGGTCACCGGCACCACGCCAGGCACCGCAGTACCTGCAGGCTCCACAGTCCCAATCTCGCTGATCGACACACTCGGCAATATCATCTCCGGTTGCACCCACTCAGCCGGAGGAGCCACCTCCGGCTCAACCTGCACCGCGATCCTCAACCTCACCACACCACCCAACAGCAAAGCCCCTTCCGATACCCTCCAGGCCCTCTTCAACATCGCCAATAACCCCACCCTCAACATCGGCCCGCTCTTTGCCCTGGACCCACCCACCGCTCCCTTTCAACCGCAGTTAGCCTCCGCGCCCGCTGACTTCGCCATCAAGCTGATGCCCCTCATCAGCTCATCGACTCTCACCATCACCCCATCCAGCCTCGCCTTCTCAGCGACAACCCTGGGCTCCGTTGGCCCGGCGGCAACCGTCAGCATCACCAATCCCGGCACAACCGCGGTCGCCCTCAGCTCAGTCGCAATCGCCGGCGTCAACTCGGCTGACTTCACCCAGACCAACACCTGCGGCACCAGCATCGCCGGCGGGGCCACCTGCCAGGCACTCGTCACCTTCGCCCCAGCCGCCACCGGCACTCGCAACGCATCTCTGGTCTTCACCTCCAGCGCCACCGGTTCGCCTCAGACCGTAGCTCTCACCGGCACAGGCGCAGCCGCCACCGTCGGCCCTATCGCCTTCAGCCTTCCATCCCTCAGCTACAACGTCGACGACAGCATCCAGGACGTGAACCTCCAAAACCTGGGGAACGTGCCCCTCACCATCAGCAGCATCGCCACAGACAACACAAACTTCGAGGTTGAAAGCAGTAACTGTGGAACAACGCTCGCCGCCCAGTCGGTCTGCACCATCTCCGTCCGCACCCTTGGCTTTTTATGGAGCGGCTCGACGACACTGTACTCAACCTACACCGGCAACCTCATCGTCAATAGCAATGCCTCCGCCGGACCGCAGACGCTCCCTCTTTCCTCCACCAATACCCTCTATCTCCCAGCCATCCCGGCCGACTTTGGAGCGTCGCCCGTAGGCATCACCCAGACCAGCGGCACCATCACAGCATCCCCCGGTTCTTACTACGAATCAGCGAGCCTTAGTACCTCCATAGGCGGTGCCAACGCCTCGGACTTCGCCGTCTCACCCGCTTCGTGCAACGTGCCAGTCTCTTCAGTCACCAACTGCAGCCTGGCCATCAGCTTCACGCCATCGGCCTCCGGCACACGCAGCGCCATGCTCTATGTGGCCACCGGAAACGATTCTCCCAACTCAGCCACCAACAAGCAGTACCTCAGGCTCTCCGGCATTGGAAACACAACCGGGCCATCGTTCGCCGTCACCTATAAATCCTCAACGCAAACCCGTGGTTACGCCATCCTCAACACCGCCGGAACCGCCTCAAACACAGACACCTACACCGTACTCAACACCGGCAGCACAATCATCTCTTTGAGCGCTGCCCTGACCGGCTCAGCCGCCGCCGACTACACCTCCACCAATAACTGCGTCTCTATATCTCCCAGCAGCTCCTGCACGCTCAATGTCGTATTCACCGGCTCAAGCGTCGGAACCTTCCCCGCCACACTTACCTTGACGGACACTGTCTCCACATCCTCCCAGCCTCTTCAACTCTCCACCCTCGTTCAGTACCCAACCCCCGTCCCCTCCCCGTACTCAACAGACTTCGGCACTCAGCCCCTCAACATCGCCGCGACGCGAAACGTCTTCATCACCAGCGGAACCTACGGCTCAACCCTCGAAGAACCGGTCACCGCCTCCATAACCACCGGCTCCGGCGTCTTCTCACTGCCCGGAGGCTCAACCTGCCCCGCCAGCACCAGCCAGACCTGCACTCTGACCGTCGCCTTCACCCCCACAGCCGTCGGCAACTTTACCGGAACCCTCACCCTCACCGGCCAGACCAGCGGCAATCAGGCCAACTATCCACTCTCTGGCGGTGGCGGCGTCGCCACACTGGCCCTGTCGCCGGCATCGCTCACCTTCCCGGTGAGGACAGTCGGAACCACCTCGACTCCCATGAACGTCACGGTCTCCAGCACCGCAGCCCTTTCGCTCAACATAAGTTCCATCACCATCACCGGCGTCAACAGCAACGACTTCACCCAGACAAATAACTGCACCGCGGTTACCGTCAGTTCGACCTGCACCATCGCCGTGACCTTCACCCCTACGGCCATCGGCACCAGCAACGCAAACCTGGTTCTTACCTCCAACGCCACCGGCTCTCCTCAGACCGTGCCTCTCACCGGTACAAGCGCAGCCGCCACCGTTGGCCCCATCGCTTACAGCCTCGCATCGCTCAGCTACACCGTCGATGGCAGCATCCAGGACGTGAACCTCCAAAACCTCGGCTCCGCTCCCCTCACCATCAGCAGCATCGCCACAGACAATACAAACTTTAAGGTAGAGAGCAATACCTGTGGAACCATGCTCGCCGCCCAGTCTGTCTGCACCATCTCCGTGAGCACAGGTGGCTTCAACATAATCAACCAGCAGTACAGCACCTATACCGGCAACCTCGTCGTAAGTGACAATGCCACCGCCGGCCCGCAAACTCTTCCTCTCTCCTCCACCAACACCATCTCTATCTCGACTGTCCCGACAGACTTCGGAGCATGGCCCATCAACACCACGAGGACGGGAGGCATCATCACAGCCAACACCGGCAGCTACTATACCTCTGACGCTCTCCTGGCCGCGGTCGGTGGCACCAACGCCTCAGACTTCGCTGTCTCTCCGAGCGGTTGCAGCATTCAGGCCAACACCTCGCCTTCCAACTGCAGCCTTGCCATCAGCTTCACGCCCTCAGCCACTGGCACGCGCAGCGCCAAGCTTTACGTCAGCAATGCTTCCGGAACGCCAAACTCGCAGTACTTCAGACTCTCCGGCACAGGCGATGCCACAGGCCCCTCCTTCGTACTCACTTACAAATCTTCCACCGGCTCCCCTGTCCTGAATACCAGCGGCACCGCCTTCTACACCAACACCTACACCGTCCTCAACAACGGCACCACCACCTTGACTCTCAGCGGCATCGTCAGCGGTCCCGCCGCCGCGAACTACTCGTCAAACAGCAACTGTAGTTCCATCGCTCCCAACAACTCCTGCACCCTCAACGTCACCTTCAACGGCGCCAGCCACGCAACCTACCTGGCCACCCTCACCTTGAGCGACAGCTTCTCGAGCTACTCTCAACCTCTTCAACTTTCAACGGTCGTTCAATACCCCACCCCGATCCTCTCGCCCAACTCACTGACCTTCAGCGCGCAGCCACTTAACACCACCACAACACAAAGTCTTACCATCTCAAGCGGCACATACGGCTCCACGCTGGAAGAGCCGGTCACAGCCGCACTGGATACGTCCAGCATCTACTCCAACGCCTTCTCCCTGCCCGCAGGCTCAACCTGTCCAGCGAGCACAAGCCAAACCTGCACCCTGACAGTAGCCTTCACGCCCACAGCCGCCGCCAACGGAGTCAACGGAAGCGTCATCTTCACAGGTCAGATCAGCGGCAACAAGGCTTACCTTGCACTCTACGGAATCGCCGGCTCGCCCGCACTTTCCCTCTCACCAACCTCACTCACTTTTCCGGCACGCGCGCTCGGAACCACCTCCGTTCCCATGAACGTGACCGTCTCCAACACCGGAACCCTGCCGCTCAACATAAGCTCGATCACCGTCACCGGAGCCAACATCAGCGACTTCACCCAGACCAATAATTGCTCCACCGTTGCCGTCGGCTCGACCTGCACCGTCGCCGTCTCCTTCACCCCCGGAGCCACCGGCTCTGGCAACGCGTCTCTGGTTCTGACCTCCAACGCCCCCGGCTCACCTCAGACCGTAGCTCTTACCGGCACAGGAGCAGCCGCCACCGTCGGCCCCGTCACCTTCAACTTCTCATCTCTCTCCTACACGGTAGGCAATAGCATTCGAGACGTAAAACTCCAGAACCTCGGGTCCACTCCGCTCACCATTACCGGCATCGCCACTGACAACACAAACTTCAAGGTTGAAAGCAACACCTGCGGAACGACGCTCCTCGCTCAATCCCTCTGCACCATCTCCGTCCAGACTCTCGGCTTCGGCTTCAGCGGAATCACCTTGAACTACACCTCCTATACCGGCAACCTCGTCGTAACGGACAACGCCACAAGCGGGCCTCAAACCCTTCCTCTAACCTCCACCAACACCGTCGAGGTCGGAGCCACAGCAGACTTTGGGGCTTGGCCCGTGGAAACCACTCACACCGGGGTCATCAGCTCCTCCTCCGGCACTTACTACCAAAGCTCGGCGGTTTCCTTCGTGCTCGGTGGCATAAATGCCTCCGATTTCGGTCCCTCAGGGGGCGGTTGCTACACAACGGCACTTCAAAACTCCTCCTGCAGCGAAAATCTCTCCTTCACCCCATCGGCAACAGGCGTCCGCAGCGCGGTACTTTATGTCAACTCTTCCAATCTGTCTGCAGACGCAAGCCAGTATTTCAGGATCTCCGGCACCGGTGACCCTGTTGGGCCCTCCTTTATAGCCACCTATAAATCCTCCACGCAAAGCCGTGGACGCGTCGTCCTCACCACCGCCGGAAGCGCAACCAATACCGATACCTACACCATCCTGAACAACGGGAGCACCACCCTCACCCTCAGCGGCATGGCCAGCGGCTCAGCCGCCGCCAACTATTCGTCCACCAGTAACTGCGCCTCGATCGCTGCCGGCAGCTCCTGCGCCTTCAGCGTCACCTTCACCGGAACCAGCATCGGAACCTTCCCCGCAACGCTGACCATAAGCGATAGTCTCTCCAGCTACTCCCAGTCCCTTCCAGTCTCCACCACCGTTGTTTACCCCACACCAACACCCTCATCAAGCTCACTGAACTTCAACGCTCAGCCTCTCAACTCCACCACAACGATGAGTGCGACCATCTCCAGCGGCACGTATGGTTCCACGCTGGAAGAACCAGTCACAGCGACGTTTATGAGCAACTCCAGCAGCTTCTTCTCCCTGACCAACGGCTCAACCTGTCCAGCCGGCACCAGCCAGGTCTGCACCCTGACCGTCGCCTTCACCCCCACAGCCGTCGGCTACGTCAGCGGAGCCATCATCCTCACCGGTCAGACCAGCGGCAACCAGGGCTACCTTAACCTCTACGGAATCGGCGGATTGCCCGCGCTCTCACTCTCACCTACCTCACTCACCTTCCCGGCACGCTCGGTCGGAACCACCTCCGTTCCCATGAACGTAACCGTCTCCAATACCGGAAACCAGCCGCTCAACATAAATTCGATCAACGTCATCGGAGCCACCAACAACAACTTCACCCAGACCAACAACTGCACCCAGGTTGCCGCCGGATCGGCTTGCACCATCGGCGTCACCTTCGCCCCCACAGCCTCTGGCTCTCAAGCGGCGTCCATCCGCATCATCTCCAACGCATCCACCTCGCCGGACACGATCACGCTCTCCGGCTCCACGAACTAG